From a region of the Rhodothermus profundi genome:
- the gcvP gene encoding aminomethyl-transferring glycine dehydrogenase, which produces MAIDLALTDRFEDRHIGPSSADIQEMLQTLGLSSLEELVAQTIPEAIRTRQPLALPPARSEAELLARLQELAAKNASYRSFIGMGYYDTITPPVIQRNVLENPAWYTAYTPYQAEIAQGRLEALLNFQTMVIDLTGLELANASLLDEATAAAEAMMMLHRLARDPKRNTFFISEACHPQTIAVVETRAEPLGIRIVVGDHRTFEPGPELFGALVQYPATDGAIYDYRDFCERIHAAGAYVVVAADLLSLTLLVPPGEFGADVAVGSTQRFGIPMGYGGPHAAYFATREAFKRQVPGRIIGVSRDADGSPALRMALQTREQHIRREKATSNICTAQVLLAVMAGFYAVYHGPEGLRRIAERIHNLTRVLAAGLERLGYRLRHQHFFDTLRVETTSEEAARLQEAALARRINLRYYEDGTVGLSLDEATTAEELETLLDIFALGRPRTFSVAELAAELTPGYQGPLARTSPYLTHPVFHRYHSETELMRYMHRLASRDLSLVHSMIPLGSCTMKLNAAVELMPLSWPAFMRVHPFAPPEQVKGYQELLNELETWLKEITGFAAVTFQPNSGAAGEYTGLLMIRAYHRSRGEGHRNVCLIPASAHGTNPASAVMAGMKVVVVQCDENGNIDLEDLRAKAEAHRDQLAALMVTYPSTHGVFEPHIREVCDIVHACGGLVYLDGANMNAQVGLCRPAEYGADVCHLNLHKTFAIPHGGGGPGAGPVCVAEHLKPFLPGHPVVPTGGTQAIGPVAAAPYGSASILLISWAYIALMGGEGLRRASEVAILNANYLAHRLEAGYKILYRGPNGRVAHEFIVDLRPYRRQGVTEIDVAKRLMDYGFHAPTVSFPVVGTMMIEPTESESKEELDRFCEALLSIREEIEEVLQGQADPERNVLKQAPHTATMVASDHWDMPYSREKAAFPAPWTRTHKFWPAVRRVDEAFGDRNLVCACPPLEAYAV; this is translated from the coding sequence ATGGCCATCGATTTAGCGCTGACCGATCGATTTGAAGACCGGCACATCGGCCCTTCGTCGGCAGACATTCAGGAAATGCTCCAGACGCTGGGCCTCTCGTCGCTGGAAGAGCTGGTGGCGCAGACAATACCCGAGGCGATTCGTACCAGGCAACCGCTGGCGCTTCCGCCCGCCCGCAGCGAGGCTGAGCTGCTGGCACGACTGCAAGAACTGGCGGCGAAAAATGCGTCATACCGTTCTTTTATCGGCATGGGATATTACGACACGATTACGCCGCCGGTGATTCAGCGGAATGTGCTGGAAAATCCGGCCTGGTATACGGCCTACACGCCCTATCAGGCAGAGATTGCACAGGGTCGATTGGAAGCGCTTTTAAACTTCCAGACCATGGTCATTGATCTGACCGGACTGGAGCTGGCCAACGCCTCGCTGCTTGACGAAGCGACAGCCGCTGCCGAGGCCATGATGATGCTGCACCGCCTCGCACGAGACCCGAAGCGGAACACGTTCTTCATTTCAGAAGCCTGCCATCCGCAGACAATCGCTGTGGTTGAGACGCGTGCGGAGCCGCTGGGCATTCGGATCGTGGTGGGAGACCACCGCACGTTCGAGCCGGGACCCGAGCTGTTTGGCGCCCTGGTGCAGTATCCGGCCACTGACGGCGCTATCTATGACTACCGAGATTTCTGCGAACGCATCCACGCAGCAGGCGCTTATGTGGTGGTCGCAGCCGACCTGCTGAGCCTGACGCTGCTGGTTCCCCCGGGCGAGTTTGGCGCCGATGTGGCCGTAGGCAGCACGCAACGGTTCGGAATTCCGATGGGCTACGGAGGGCCGCATGCCGCCTATTTTGCTACGCGAGAGGCGTTTAAACGTCAGGTGCCCGGACGGATCATTGGCGTCTCGCGCGATGCCGATGGCAGCCCGGCCCTCCGCATGGCCCTGCAAACGCGGGAGCAGCATATCCGCCGGGAGAAGGCTACGTCGAACATCTGCACCGCACAGGTGCTGCTAGCGGTCATGGCCGGTTTCTATGCGGTCTATCATGGGCCGGAGGGCCTGCGCCGCATCGCCGAGCGGATTCACAACCTGACGCGCGTGCTGGCCGCCGGGCTGGAACGACTGGGATACCGACTGCGCCACCAGCACTTCTTCGACACCCTGCGCGTCGAAACCACCTCGGAGGAGGCAGCCCGTCTTCAGGAAGCCGCACTGGCCCGGCGCATCAACCTGCGCTACTATGAAGACGGCACGGTTGGCCTGTCGCTTGATGAGGCGACGACCGCTGAGGAATTGGAAACGCTGCTGGACATCTTTGCGCTCGGGCGGCCGCGAACGTTCTCTGTTGCCGAACTGGCCGCTGAGCTGACGCCAGGCTATCAGGGTCCGCTCGCCCGCACCTCGCCATATCTGACGCACCCGGTCTTTCATCGCTACCACTCTGAAACAGAACTGATGCGCTACATGCACCGGTTGGCCAGCCGGGATCTCTCGCTTGTGCACAGCATGATCCCGCTGGGCTCCTGTACGATGAAGCTGAACGCGGCTGTTGAGCTTATGCCGTTGAGCTGGCCGGCTTTTATGCGGGTGCATCCGTTCGCACCGCCCGAGCAGGTCAAAGGCTATCAGGAGCTCCTGAACGAGCTCGAAACCTGGCTTAAAGAGATTACAGGCTTTGCGGCCGTTACTTTCCAGCCCAACTCGGGCGCTGCTGGCGAGTACACCGGCTTGCTCATGATCCGAGCCTATCATCGAAGCCGGGGCGAAGGGCACCGCAACGTCTGTCTGATTCCTGCGTCGGCTCATGGCACCAATCCTGCCAGTGCCGTGATGGCCGGGATGAAGGTGGTTGTGGTGCAGTGCGACGAAAATGGGAATATTGACCTGGAGGATTTACGCGCCAAGGCCGAAGCGCATCGCGACCAACTGGCGGCACTTATGGTAACGTACCCCTCCACGCACGGCGTCTTTGAGCCGCACATCCGAGAAGTCTGCGACATTGTGCATGCGTGTGGGGGGCTGGTGTACCTGGACGGGGCCAACATGAACGCGCAGGTAGGTCTGTGCCGCCCTGCCGAGTATGGGGCCGATGTGTGCCATCTAAACCTGCACAAGACGTTTGCGATCCCGCACGGTGGAGGCGGTCCGGGCGCCGGACCCGTTTGCGTGGCCGAGCACCTGAAACCGTTCCTGCCCGGTCATCCCGTGGTACCAACAGGCGGAACGCAAGCGATTGGGCCGGTGGCGGCAGCTCCCTACGGTAGCGCCAGTATTCTGCTGATTTCCTGGGCCTACATTGCACTGATGGGGGGCGAAGGCCTGCGGCGCGCTTCCGAAGTGGCGATCTTGAACGCTAACTATCTGGCTCATCGCCTTGAGGCAGGGTACAAGATCCTTTACCGGGGGCCGAATGGCCGCGTAGCCCATGAGTTCATCGTGGATCTGCGGCCTTATCGACGACAGGGGGTTACCGAGATCGACGTAGCCAAGCGGTTGATGGACTATGGCTTTCATGCGCCAACAGTCTCGTTTCCGGTGGTGGGGACCATGATGATTGAGCCCACCGAGAGTGAGTCGAAGGAGGAGCTGGACCGCTTCTGTGAGGCGCTGCTCTCCATCCGGGAAGAAATTGAAGAGGTGCTGCAGGGCCAGGCCGATCCGGAACGCAACGTGCTCAAGCAAGCGCCGCATACGGCCACCATGGTCGCCTCAGATCACTGGGATATGCCGTATTCTCGCGAAAAAGCAGCATTTCCTGCGCCGTGGACGCGCACGCACAAGTTCTGGCCTGCTGTCCGGCGAGTAGATGAGGCTTTCGGCGACCGAAACCTGGTATGCGCCTGTCCGCCCCTGGAAGCTTACGCGGTCTGA
- a CDS encoding damage-control phosphatase ARMT1 family protein: MEQPLCVPPPLRGTDPGSFAERTVRERWPRIVAQTIQVNDFPASINKRLRALHDELPDGPIRPLQDPGAPDLRLWNEWIAPYLGETWASAPWLFAEHYLYRRILEATGYFQPGPTHLLDPFRKQKTAALDPSAEAVAMLARAANERATCPEQARAHLPLLLLTSLWGNQIDLSMWSADKAPRHLGTTRETAHLLVNETEAAHAHLEAIAPARVDLLADNAGFELLCDLVLIDGLLAAGYAHTVVLHLKAHPTFVSDALIADVLELLSRLANASDSAPRLLAKRLRSHIAAGHLQLTDSFIWNCPLPMRAFPALPHAELARSDLVIAKGDANYRRLVDDAHWPFTTPFAEVVSYFPAPLLVLRTLKAEVVVGLEETRIGEVASRDPEWLTNGHWGVIQFYCPPRPVSP; this comes from the coding sequence ATGGAACAACCGCTTTGCGTTCCGCCTCCCCTTCGAGGGACCGATCCAGGCTCATTTGCCGAGCGCACGGTTCGGGAGCGCTGGCCGCGCATTGTGGCTCAGACGATTCAGGTGAATGATTTTCCAGCGTCCATCAACAAACGACTCCGGGCGCTGCACGATGAGCTGCCGGATGGACCAATCCGTCCGCTTCAGGACCCGGGCGCGCCCGACCTGCGCCTCTGGAACGAATGGATCGCCCCTTACCTGGGCGAAACCTGGGCTTCAGCGCCCTGGCTGTTCGCCGAGCATTATCTCTACCGCCGCATACTTGAGGCGACGGGCTACTTTCAGCCAGGACCGACCCATCTGCTCGACCCATTCCGGAAGCAAAAGACGGCAGCGCTGGATCCCTCGGCAGAGGCCGTTGCAATGCTTGCCCGCGCAGCTAATGAGCGTGCCACCTGTCCGGAGCAAGCCCGCGCCCATTTACCGCTGCTATTGCTGACGTCGCTCTGGGGCAACCAGATCGACCTGAGCATGTGGTCGGCGGACAAAGCTCCCCGCCACCTGGGCACTACCCGAGAAACGGCCCATCTTCTGGTTAACGAAACCGAAGCAGCCCATGCTCACCTTGAGGCAATAGCACCAGCCCGCGTTGATCTGTTGGCAGACAATGCTGGTTTTGAGCTACTGTGTGATCTGGTGCTCATTGACGGACTGCTAGCGGCTGGCTACGCCCACACGGTTGTTTTGCACCTGAAGGCCCACCCAACGTTTGTCTCGGATGCGCTGATTGCGGACGTGCTAGAACTGCTCAGCCGTCTGGCCAATGCTTCGGATTCTGCGCCGCGTCTGCTGGCCAAGCGACTGCGCTCCCACATTGCTGCTGGCCACCTGCAACTGACGGATAGCTTTATCTGGAATTGTCCGCTACCTATGCGAGCGTTCCCGGCTTTGCCTCACGCTGAGCTAGCCCGGTCCGATCTGGTCATTGCCAAAGGCGACGCCAACTATCGTCGCCTGGTGGACGATGCCCACTGGCCGTTTACGACCCCTTTTGCCGAGGTGGTCAGCTACTTCCCTGCTCCGTTGCTGGTGCTTCGCACGCTCAAAGCCGAAGTCGTCGTAGGCCTAGAGGAAACACGTATCGGCGAAGTTGCCTCCCGGGATCCGGAATGGTTGACAAACGGCCACTGGGGGGTTATTCAGTTCTATTGTCCTCCGCGACCGGTTTCGCCGTGA
- the rnc gene encoding ribonuclease III: protein MYGLLHRLQRWLRGPEEEPPATTETLEVVQRLTKLPVRNAALYEQALTHRSLLRGRPDSHLHSNERLEFLGDAVLGFIVAAYLYEHFPDRNEGFLTRLRAKLVNREALAQAARRLKLGTYVRLSENMERVGGRENDSILSDAFEALVGALYLDLGLEATRAFVERVLLEPLDLEALARRPDNYKSLLLEFAQARGWPQPRYRVVAEEGPSHARTFTVEAWIGNRRLGRGTAGSKKQAEQQAAREALARLQAAETLEGGA, encoded by the coding sequence ATGTACGGGTTGCTGCATCGATTGCAACGCTGGTTGCGAGGTCCGGAAGAAGAGCCACCAGCCACAACAGAAACGCTGGAAGTGGTGCAGCGTCTAACCAAGCTTCCCGTCCGAAACGCTGCACTTTACGAGCAGGCGCTAACGCACCGCAGCCTGCTACGCGGACGCCCTGACAGCCACCTGCATTCCAATGAGCGGTTGGAGTTTCTGGGAGATGCTGTCCTGGGGTTCATCGTAGCAGCTTACCTGTACGAGCACTTTCCGGACCGAAACGAAGGCTTTCTGACCCGGCTCCGAGCCAAACTGGTTAACCGCGAAGCCCTGGCGCAGGCAGCCCGTCGCCTAAAGCTGGGCACCTATGTGCGGCTCAGCGAAAACATGGAACGTGTGGGAGGACGGGAGAACGATTCTATTCTGTCGGATGCATTTGAAGCATTGGTCGGCGCCCTGTATCTGGATCTGGGACTGGAGGCCACCCGGGCCTTTGTGGAGCGGGTGCTGCTGGAACCGCTTGATCTGGAAGCGCTGGCCCGGCGACCAGACAACTACAAAAGCCTGTTGCTGGAGTTTGCGCAGGCGCGGGGTTGGCCGCAACCTCGCTACCGGGTAGTGGCCGAGGAAGGTCCCAGTCATGCCCGCACATTTACCGTAGAGGCCTGGATTGGTAACCGGCGGCTGGGAAGGGGCACGGCGGGCAGTAAAAAGCAGGCAGAGCAACAGGCTGCCCGTGAAGCGCTTGCTCGATTGCAGGCAGCCGAGACCCTGGAAGGCGGCGCCTGA
- a CDS encoding NAD(P)/FAD-dependent oxidoreductase yields MAQDRPRVVIVGAGFGGLTLARALRRAPVEVVLIDRQNYHTFQPLLYQVATAGLEPEEIAHAVRGIFQKRRSVRFVMGTVVGVDWNASAVLLDDGDRIAFDYLVLAAGAVTNYFGIEGAAECTFPLKTLEDAIALRSHIIRQFEEADRHPERIREGLLNIVVVGGGPTGVEMAGALVEWFELVFRKDYPHLPMNRARVLLVEALDTVLAPYDERLQQYARQQLRQRGVELHLGDPVARVTPEAVYLQSGERIPTRTVIWAAGVRACPLADRLGLPQTRGGRIEVAADLRVPCRPNVFVIGDLAASRDETGRLHPQMAPVAIQGARHVARQIQRLLRGQETEPFRYRHRGSMATIGRHAAVAELKGGVRLTGPLAWFAWLALHLVQLIGFRNRLQVLINWAWNYFTYDRSARLIFHIQPISVNELPEIKYAELENPEHDTS; encoded by the coding sequence ATGGCTCAGGACCGTCCACGGGTTGTGATTGTGGGCGCAGGTTTTGGGGGGCTGACGCTGGCCCGCGCGCTGCGCCGCGCGCCCGTCGAGGTCGTGCTGATCGATCGCCAGAACTACCACACGTTTCAGCCCCTGTTGTATCAGGTGGCTACCGCAGGTCTGGAACCCGAAGAAATTGCCCATGCAGTTCGGGGCATTTTCCAGAAACGTCGCAGCGTCCGGTTCGTGATGGGGACGGTGGTCGGGGTTGACTGGAACGCGTCAGCCGTACTGTTGGACGACGGCGACCGCATAGCGTTTGACTATCTGGTGCTGGCCGCCGGTGCTGTTACTAACTACTTCGGGATCGAAGGAGCTGCGGAATGCACGTTTCCGCTCAAAACGTTGGAGGACGCTATTGCGCTGCGCAGCCACATTATCCGACAGTTTGAGGAAGCCGACCGCCATCCCGAGCGCATCCGAGAGGGATTGCTCAATATTGTGGTGGTGGGGGGTGGCCCGACAGGCGTTGAGATGGCCGGCGCGCTGGTAGAATGGTTTGAGCTGGTCTTCCGCAAAGACTATCCCCATCTTCCAATGAACCGGGCGCGCGTACTGCTGGTCGAGGCGCTTGATACCGTGCTGGCTCCTTACGACGAGCGCCTGCAGCAATACGCTCGTCAGCAGCTTCGTCAGCGTGGAGTTGAGCTGCACCTGGGTGATCCGGTCGCTCGCGTTACCCCGGAAGCCGTTTATCTGCAGAGCGGCGAGCGCATCCCCACCCGTACGGTCATCTGGGCTGCGGGCGTGCGTGCCTGTCCGCTGGCCGACCGGCTGGGTCTACCGCAGACGCGCGGCGGCCGCATTGAAGTAGCTGCCGACCTGCGGGTACCGTGCCGTCCCAACGTATTTGTCATCGGCGATCTGGCCGCCAGCCGCGACGAAACGGGTCGCCTGCATCCCCAGATGGCACCGGTAGCCATTCAGGGCGCCCGGCATGTAGCCCGGCAAATCCAACGCCTGTTGCGTGGCCAGGAGACCGAACCGTTTCGCTATCGCCATCGTGGTAGCATGGCTACGATTGGCCGCCACGCGGCTGTAGCTGAGCTGAAAGGCGGCGTGCGCCTGACGGGTCCGCTAGCCTGGTTTGCCTGGCTGGCGCTGCACCTGGTGCAGCTTATTGGCTTCCGCAACCGACTGCAAGTGCTTATCAACTGGGCCTGGAACTACTTCACCTACGACCGAAGTGCCCGGCTCATTTTCCACATCCAGCCCATCTCTGTCAACGAGCTGCCGGAAATTAAATATGCAGAACTGGAAAACCCAGAGCATGACACGTCTTAG
- a CDS encoding YceI family protein gives MRRLTLLLGLAGWLAGGAQLIAQPVTVMVDSTESVLQYHGHHPLHGWTGTSRLVYGTLRLDLDDPARSSITIRVPVASFDSGNSNRDSNMLDAVEADRYPDVRFKSTAISVQRWERTDAGYEGVWTVGGNLTFHGQTHPVTIPVTVRIEGNRFEATGTFSIALSQFKVRRPKLLLWSIRDTIDLEGTIRATLPDSAVSQRGALH, from the coding sequence ATGCGACGCCTGACGCTACTTCTGGGACTTGCAGGATGGCTGGCAGGAGGCGCGCAGCTAATCGCGCAGCCTGTCACCGTAATGGTCGACAGCACAGAAAGTGTGCTGCAGTACCACGGTCATCATCCGTTGCATGGATGGACGGGCACCAGTCGCCTGGTCTATGGCACGCTTCGGCTTGATCTGGATGATCCTGCTCGTTCGTCGATCACGATCCGCGTGCCGGTAGCCAGCTTCGATAGCGGAAACAGCAACCGCGACTCCAACATGCTTGATGCGGTCGAAGCGGATCGCTACCCGGACGTGCGCTTTAAGTCGACCGCCATATCCGTGCAGCGCTGGGAACGCACCGATGCGGGCTATGAAGGTGTCTGGACCGTGGGCGGCAACCTGACCTTTCATGGCCAGACACATCCGGTTACTATTCCGGTTACGGTACGGATCGAAGGCAACCGCTTCGAGGCGACCGGCACGTTTTCGATTGCCCTGTCTCAATTCAAGGTGCGACGACCTAAACTCCTCCTCTGGTCCATCCGCGACACAATTGATCTTGAAGGGACAATCCGGGCCACATTGCCCGACAGCGCTGTGAGTCAACGCGGAGCGCTTCATTGA